One segment of Carya illinoinensis cultivar Pawnee chromosome 1, C.illinoinensisPawnee_v1, whole genome shotgun sequence DNA contains the following:
- the LOC122290380 gene encoding uncharacterized protein LOC122290380 isoform X1 — translation MNRTIYGIVQSSIQYPSSQLNHMLRECSPSSSFLLACVYIPGASPSVNISGDRSVQFTGESFQQKSFWMPRDTGCLTDGEIGCDNSSRIEPKRSHQWFMDASGPDLFNTKRQAVEAVNGRSVSGVPQMNVFPWDNTPGFHSVPGQFTERLFGSEPLRTVNLVDRNIPSVGSGNMDIGMRSFENQYGNDPSVGLSRSHTIEDPSSCLSFGGIRKVRVNEVNSDNEMSESMGHSYSRADNTGFSIDASYNKNDEDTISLGPAYRNGNENTISVGHNFSKVDNKFISIGHPFNKGDGNFITMGHNFRKTDDSILSMGQPFDKDDGNFISMGQSYEKGDTSVVSLGASYNRGHEDFTMGPTYNKSNENFMSITSSYNKGNDHIISMGPTYEKADSTIVSMGTSYDKGESSALSMALNYSKGESNTISFGGLHDEPETNPSGGIISSYDLFMGTQNSAQASEISGQKDLVESNADPIVNDVPKANSKLEVNPRKKEPKTTKKAPPNNFPSNVKSLLSTGMFDGVPVKYVSWSREKNLKGVIKGTGYLCSCDNCNLSKSLNAYEFERHAGCKTKHPNNHIYFENGKTIYAVVQELKSTPQEILFDAIQNVTGSPINQKNFRIWKASYQAATRELQRIYGNDEVIMPS, via the exons TCGTTCCAGCAGAAAAGCTTTTGGATGCCGAGAGACACTGGGTGTCTTACCGATGGAGAGATTGGTTGTGATAATTCATCCAGAATTGAACCAAAGCGGAGTCATCAGTGGTTTATGGATGCCAGTGGACCAGATCTATTCAATACTAAGAGGCAAGCTGTAGAAGCTGTGAATGGAAGGTCAGTTTCAGGAGTTCCACAAATGAATGTTTTTCCATGGGATAACACTCCTGGCTTCCATTCTGTTCCGGGGCAGTTCACTGAACGCCTCTTTGGATCTGAGCCTTTACGGACTGTCAATCTTGTTGATAGGAATATTCCTTCTGTTGGAAGTGGAAATATGGATATAggaatgagaagttttgagaatcaGTATGGAAACGATCCTTCAGTGGGTTTGTCTAGGTCCCATACCATTGAAGATCCATCATCGTGTCTGAGCTTTGGTGGGATAAGAAAAGTCAGAGTCAATGAAGTTAACTCTGACAATGAAATGTCTGAATCTATGGGGCACTCCTACAGCAGGGCTGATAACACTGGATTTTCTATTGATGCCTCATATAATAAGAATGATGAAGACACCATATCGTTGGGCCCTGCATACAGGAATGGAAATGAGAATACCATTTCAGTGGGCCACAACTTCAGTAAGGTAGATAACAAGTTCATATCGATTGGGCACCCTTTCAATAAAGGAGATGGCAATTTCATAACAATGGGTCACAACTTTAGAAAGACAGATGATAGCATATTATCCATGGGTCAGCCCTTTGACAAGGATGATGGAAATTTTATATCCATGGGTCAGTCGTATGAAAAGGGAGATACGAGTGTCGTATCATTGGGTGCCTCCTATAACAGGGGGCATGAGGATTTTACAATGGGCCCAACCTATAATAAATCCAATGAGAATTTCATGTCAATCACTTCTTCCTACAATAAGGGGAATGATCACATCATATCAATGGGTCCTACCTATGAAAAGGCAGATTCCACCATTGTATCGATGGGTACTTCCTATGACAAAGGAGAATCCAGTGCTCTCTCTATGGCCCTAAACTATAGTAAGGGTGAGAGCAATACCATATCCTTTGGAGGTCTACATGATGAACCAGAGACAAATCCCTCTGGTGGCATCATTAGTAGCTATGATTTGTTTATGGGTACTCAGAACTCAGCTCAGGCTTCAGAAATATCAGGCCAGAAGGATTTGGTTGAGTCCAATGCTGACCCAATTGTAAATGATGTTCCGAAAGCCAACTCTAAACTTGAAGTCAACCCCAGAAAAAAGGAgccaaaaacaactaaaaaggCTCCTCCTAACAACTTCCCTTCAAATGTCAAGAGTTTGTTGTCAACTGGTATGTTCGATGGGGTCCCCGTTAAGTATGTTTCCTGGTCACGGGAg AAAAATCTTAAAGGAGTTATAAAGGGAACTGGGTATTTGTGTTCCTGCGACAACTGCAATCTCTCTAAG TCTCTTAATGCTTATGAGTTTGAGCGTCATGCTGGTTGCAAGACCAAACACCCAAATAATCACATTTACTTTGAGAATGGAAAGACCATCTATGCTGTTGTTCAAGAGCTGAAGAGCACTCCTCAGGAGATTCTATTTGATGCAATTCAAAATGTGACGGGTTCTCCAATTAATCAAAAGAATTTCAGGATATGGAAAG CATCATACCAAGCTGCCACACGTGAACTCCAGCGGATCTATGGAAACGATGAAGTAATCATGCCATCCTGA
- the LOC122290380 gene encoding uncharacterized protein LOC122290380 isoform X2 gives MSFQQKSFWMPRDTGCLTDGEIGCDNSSRIEPKRSHQWFMDASGPDLFNTKRQAVEAVNGRSVSGVPQMNVFPWDNTPGFHSVPGQFTERLFGSEPLRTVNLVDRNIPSVGSGNMDIGMRSFENQYGNDPSVGLSRSHTIEDPSSCLSFGGIRKVRVNEVNSDNEMSESMGHSYSRADNTGFSIDASYNKNDEDTISLGPAYRNGNENTISVGHNFSKVDNKFISIGHPFNKGDGNFITMGHNFRKTDDSILSMGQPFDKDDGNFISMGQSYEKGDTSVVSLGASYNRGHEDFTMGPTYNKSNENFMSITSSYNKGNDHIISMGPTYEKADSTIVSMGTSYDKGESSALSMALNYSKGESNTISFGGLHDEPETNPSGGIISSYDLFMGTQNSAQASEISGQKDLVESNADPIVNDVPKANSKLEVNPRKKEPKTTKKAPPNNFPSNVKSLLSTGMFDGVPVKYVSWSREKNLKGVIKGTGYLCSCDNCNLSKSLNAYEFERHAGCKTKHPNNHIYFENGKTIYAVVQELKSTPQEILFDAIQNVTGSPINQKNFRIWKASYQAATRELQRIYGNDEVIMPS, from the exons TCGTTCCAGCAGAAAAGCTTTTGGATGCCGAGAGACACTGGGTGTCTTACCGATGGAGAGATTGGTTGTGATAATTCATCCAGAATTGAACCAAAGCGGAGTCATCAGTGGTTTATGGATGCCAGTGGACCAGATCTATTCAATACTAAGAGGCAAGCTGTAGAAGCTGTGAATGGAAGGTCAGTTTCAGGAGTTCCACAAATGAATGTTTTTCCATGGGATAACACTCCTGGCTTCCATTCTGTTCCGGGGCAGTTCACTGAACGCCTCTTTGGATCTGAGCCTTTACGGACTGTCAATCTTGTTGATAGGAATATTCCTTCTGTTGGAAGTGGAAATATGGATATAggaatgagaagttttgagaatcaGTATGGAAACGATCCTTCAGTGGGTTTGTCTAGGTCCCATACCATTGAAGATCCATCATCGTGTCTGAGCTTTGGTGGGATAAGAAAAGTCAGAGTCAATGAAGTTAACTCTGACAATGAAATGTCTGAATCTATGGGGCACTCCTACAGCAGGGCTGATAACACTGGATTTTCTATTGATGCCTCATATAATAAGAATGATGAAGACACCATATCGTTGGGCCCTGCATACAGGAATGGAAATGAGAATACCATTTCAGTGGGCCACAACTTCAGTAAGGTAGATAACAAGTTCATATCGATTGGGCACCCTTTCAATAAAGGAGATGGCAATTTCATAACAATGGGTCACAACTTTAGAAAGACAGATGATAGCATATTATCCATGGGTCAGCCCTTTGACAAGGATGATGGAAATTTTATATCCATGGGTCAGTCGTATGAAAAGGGAGATACGAGTGTCGTATCATTGGGTGCCTCCTATAACAGGGGGCATGAGGATTTTACAATGGGCCCAACCTATAATAAATCCAATGAGAATTTCATGTCAATCACTTCTTCCTACAATAAGGGGAATGATCACATCATATCAATGGGTCCTACCTATGAAAAGGCAGATTCCACCATTGTATCGATGGGTACTTCCTATGACAAAGGAGAATCCAGTGCTCTCTCTATGGCCCTAAACTATAGTAAGGGTGAGAGCAATACCATATCCTTTGGAGGTCTACATGATGAACCAGAGACAAATCCCTCTGGTGGCATCATTAGTAGCTATGATTTGTTTATGGGTACTCAGAACTCAGCTCAGGCTTCAGAAATATCAGGCCAGAAGGATTTGGTTGAGTCCAATGCTGACCCAATTGTAAATGATGTTCCGAAAGCCAACTCTAAACTTGAAGTCAACCCCAGAAAAAAGGAgccaaaaacaactaaaaaggCTCCTCCTAACAACTTCCCTTCAAATGTCAAGAGTTTGTTGTCAACTGGTATGTTCGATGGGGTCCCCGTTAAGTATGTTTCCTGGTCACGGGAg AAAAATCTTAAAGGAGTTATAAAGGGAACTGGGTATTTGTGTTCCTGCGACAACTGCAATCTCTCTAAG TCTCTTAATGCTTATGAGTTTGAGCGTCATGCTGGTTGCAAGACCAAACACCCAAATAATCACATTTACTTTGAGAATGGAAAGACCATCTATGCTGTTGTTCAAGAGCTGAAGAGCACTCCTCAGGAGATTCTATTTGATGCAATTCAAAATGTGACGGGTTCTCCAATTAATCAAAAGAATTTCAGGATATGGAAAG CATCATACCAAGCTGCCACACGTGAACTCCAGCGGATCTATGGAAACGATGAAGTAATCATGCCATCCTGA
- the LOC122290380 gene encoding uncharacterized protein LOC122290380 isoform X3: MPRDTGCLTDGEIGCDNSSRIEPKRSHQWFMDASGPDLFNTKRQAVEAVNGRSVSGVPQMNVFPWDNTPGFHSVPGQFTERLFGSEPLRTVNLVDRNIPSVGSGNMDIGMRSFENQYGNDPSVGLSRSHTIEDPSSCLSFGGIRKVRVNEVNSDNEMSESMGHSYSRADNTGFSIDASYNKNDEDTISLGPAYRNGNENTISVGHNFSKVDNKFISIGHPFNKGDGNFITMGHNFRKTDDSILSMGQPFDKDDGNFISMGQSYEKGDTSVVSLGASYNRGHEDFTMGPTYNKSNENFMSITSSYNKGNDHIISMGPTYEKADSTIVSMGTSYDKGESSALSMALNYSKGESNTISFGGLHDEPETNPSGGIISSYDLFMGTQNSAQASEISGQKDLVESNADPIVNDVPKANSKLEVNPRKKEPKTTKKAPPNNFPSNVKSLLSTGMFDGVPVKYVSWSREKNLKGVIKGTGYLCSCDNCNLSKSLNAYEFERHAGCKTKHPNNHIYFENGKTIYAVVQELKSTPQEILFDAIQNVTGSPINQKNFRIWKASYQAATRELQRIYGNDEVIMPS; encoded by the exons ATGCCGAGAGACACTGGGTGTCTTACCGATGGAGAGATTGGTTGTGATAATTCATCCAGAATTGAACCAAAGCGGAGTCATCAGTGGTTTATGGATGCCAGTGGACCAGATCTATTCAATACTAAGAGGCAAGCTGTAGAAGCTGTGAATGGAAGGTCAGTTTCAGGAGTTCCACAAATGAATGTTTTTCCATGGGATAACACTCCTGGCTTCCATTCTGTTCCGGGGCAGTTCACTGAACGCCTCTTTGGATCTGAGCCTTTACGGACTGTCAATCTTGTTGATAGGAATATTCCTTCTGTTGGAAGTGGAAATATGGATATAggaatgagaagttttgagaatcaGTATGGAAACGATCCTTCAGTGGGTTTGTCTAGGTCCCATACCATTGAAGATCCATCATCGTGTCTGAGCTTTGGTGGGATAAGAAAAGTCAGAGTCAATGAAGTTAACTCTGACAATGAAATGTCTGAATCTATGGGGCACTCCTACAGCAGGGCTGATAACACTGGATTTTCTATTGATGCCTCATATAATAAGAATGATGAAGACACCATATCGTTGGGCCCTGCATACAGGAATGGAAATGAGAATACCATTTCAGTGGGCCACAACTTCAGTAAGGTAGATAACAAGTTCATATCGATTGGGCACCCTTTCAATAAAGGAGATGGCAATTTCATAACAATGGGTCACAACTTTAGAAAGACAGATGATAGCATATTATCCATGGGTCAGCCCTTTGACAAGGATGATGGAAATTTTATATCCATGGGTCAGTCGTATGAAAAGGGAGATACGAGTGTCGTATCATTGGGTGCCTCCTATAACAGGGGGCATGAGGATTTTACAATGGGCCCAACCTATAATAAATCCAATGAGAATTTCATGTCAATCACTTCTTCCTACAATAAGGGGAATGATCACATCATATCAATGGGTCCTACCTATGAAAAGGCAGATTCCACCATTGTATCGATGGGTACTTCCTATGACAAAGGAGAATCCAGTGCTCTCTCTATGGCCCTAAACTATAGTAAGGGTGAGAGCAATACCATATCCTTTGGAGGTCTACATGATGAACCAGAGACAAATCCCTCTGGTGGCATCATTAGTAGCTATGATTTGTTTATGGGTACTCAGAACTCAGCTCAGGCTTCAGAAATATCAGGCCAGAAGGATTTGGTTGAGTCCAATGCTGACCCAATTGTAAATGATGTTCCGAAAGCCAACTCTAAACTTGAAGTCAACCCCAGAAAAAAGGAgccaaaaacaactaaaaaggCTCCTCCTAACAACTTCCCTTCAAATGTCAAGAGTTTGTTGTCAACTGGTATGTTCGATGGGGTCCCCGTTAAGTATGTTTCCTGGTCACGGGAg AAAAATCTTAAAGGAGTTATAAAGGGAACTGGGTATTTGTGTTCCTGCGACAACTGCAATCTCTCTAAG TCTCTTAATGCTTATGAGTTTGAGCGTCATGCTGGTTGCAAGACCAAACACCCAAATAATCACATTTACTTTGAGAATGGAAAGACCATCTATGCTGTTGTTCAAGAGCTGAAGAGCACTCCTCAGGAGATTCTATTTGATGCAATTCAAAATGTGACGGGTTCTCCAATTAATCAAAAGAATTTCAGGATATGGAAAG CATCATACCAAGCTGCCACACGTGAACTCCAGCGGATCTATGGAAACGATGAAGTAATCATGCCATCCTGA
- the LOC122290400 gene encoding WAT1-related protein At5g07050-like isoform X3 translates to MLIISFTRRQKIMFMEFFSRLFRQVKLYLAVILLQFGSAGMTIIAKFALNRGMSHYVLVAYRMAIATAVMAPFAVVLERFEKVNIRRLQSQTKILGTIVVVGGVMLMTLIQGRELNLPWTKGRSDHPADQSASATNKQDLMKGSLLIIASCFCWCCFIILQAITLRSYPAQLSLTTLICSSGMVEAVIVGLAFERGNAAVWSVHLDVQLLASLYAGILSGVAYYIMGVVTKEKGPVFLSAFNPLTTIVITILGSFVLAEKIYLGRIIGVVIIFIGLYVVLWGKRRDQLASQSDTGSAARSEQQMSTTTPGQCLGTSNHAAITVSSVVPTDSSVVRTDETV, encoded by the exons atgcTTATAATAAGCTTTACAAGGAGACAGAAAATAATGTTTATGGAGTTCTTCAGTCGCTTATTTCGCCAGGTAAAGCTATATTTGGCAGTGATTCTTTTGCAGTTTGGCTCTGCAGGGATGACTATTATTGCCAAGTTTGCTTTAAACCGGGGCATGAGCCATTACGTGCTGGTGGCTTACAGGATGGCCATTGCCACAGCTGTTATGGCTCCTTTCGCCGTTGTTTTGgaaag GTTCGAGAAGGTCAATATTAGGAGACTTCAAAGCCAGACAAAGATATTGGGAACCATAGTGGTGGTTGGAGGAGTAATGTTGATGACTCTAATCCAAGGACGCGAGCTCAATCTGCCATGGACGAAAGGAAGATCAGACCACCCTGCTGATCAATCTGCTAGTGCAACAAATAAGCAAGATCTCATGAAGGGTTCTCTACTGATCATAGCATCTTGTTTCTGCTGGTGTTGCTTCATCATCCTGCAA GCAATTACACTAAGATCATATCCTGCCCAGCTCTCCCTCACAACTTTGATATGCAGTTCGGGCATGGTGGAAGCCGTCATAGTGGGCTTGGCATTTGAAAGGGGCAATGCTGCAGTGTGGTCAGTACACTTGGATGTCCAATTACTAGCCAGTCTTTATGCA GGAATACTTTCTGGTGTCGCGTATTATATAATGGGAGTGGTAACGAAGGAAAAGGGTCCGGTTTTCCTCTCTGCTTTTAATCCTCTGACCACGATCGTTATTACAATTTTGGGATCATTTGTATTAgcagagaaaatatatttaggaAG GATTATTGGAGTAGTCATTATTTTCATTGGCCTATATGTCGTTCTATGGGGTAAAAGGAGGGATCAACTTGCATCTCAATCAGACACAGGTTCGGCAGCACGAAGCGAACAACAAATGAGCACAACTACACCTGGTCAGTGTTTGGGGACTTCCAATCATGCTGCCATTACCGTTAGCAGCGTTGTTCCGACGGATAGCAGCGTTGTTCGGACGGATGAAACTGTTTGA
- the LOC122290400 gene encoding WAT1-related protein At2g39510-like isoform X2, which produces MLIISFTRRQKIMFMEFFSRLFRQVKLYLAVILLQFGSAGMTIIAKFALNRGMSHYVLVAYRMAIATAVMAPFAVVLERQSRPKMTFSILLKVMLLSLFDPLLDQNLYYIGMTYTGASFASSMNNILPVLAFAMAWIFGFEKVNIRRLQSQTKILGTIVVVGGVMLMTLIQGRELNLPWTKGRSDHPADQSASATNKQDLMKGSLLIIASCFCWCCFIILQAITLRSYPAQLSLTTLICSSGMVEAVIVGLAFERGNAAVWSVHLDVQLLASLYAGILSGVAYYIMGVVTKEKGPVFLSAFNPLTTIVITILGSFVLAEKIYLGRIIGVVIIFIGLYVVLWGKRRDQLASQSDTGSAARSEQQMSTTTPGQCLGTSNHAAITVSSVVPTDSSVVRTDETV; this is translated from the exons atgcTTATAATAAGCTTTACAAGGAGACAGAAAATAATGTTTATGGAGTTCTTCAGTCGCTTATTTCGCCAGGTAAAGCTATATTTGGCAGTGATTCTTTTGCAGTTTGGCTCTGCAGGGATGACTATTATTGCCAAGTTTGCTTTAAACCGGGGCATGAGCCATTACGTGCTGGTGGCTTACAGGATGGCCATTGCCACAGCTGTTATGGCTCCTTTCGCCGTTGTTTTGgaaag GCAATCAAGGCCAAAAATGACCTTCTCCATCTTACTCAAGGTCATGCTGCTGAGCTTGTTTGA CCCTTTGCTTGACCAGAATCTATACTACATTGGGATGACATATACGGGTGCCTCTTTCGCATCTTCTATGAACAATATCCTTCCTGTTCTGGCATTTGCAATGGCTTGGATTTTTGG GTTCGAGAAGGTCAATATTAGGAGACTTCAAAGCCAGACAAAGATATTGGGAACCATAGTGGTGGTTGGAGGAGTAATGTTGATGACTCTAATCCAAGGACGCGAGCTCAATCTGCCATGGACGAAAGGAAGATCAGACCACCCTGCTGATCAATCTGCTAGTGCAACAAATAAGCAAGATCTCATGAAGGGTTCTCTACTGATCATAGCATCTTGTTTCTGCTGGTGTTGCTTCATCATCCTGCAA GCAATTACACTAAGATCATATCCTGCCCAGCTCTCCCTCACAACTTTGATATGCAGTTCGGGCATGGTGGAAGCCGTCATAGTGGGCTTGGCATTTGAAAGGGGCAATGCTGCAGTGTGGTCAGTACACTTGGATGTCCAATTACTAGCCAGTCTTTATGCA GGAATACTTTCTGGTGTCGCGTATTATATAATGGGAGTGGTAACGAAGGAAAAGGGTCCGGTTTTCCTCTCTGCTTTTAATCCTCTGACCACGATCGTTATTACAATTTTGGGATCATTTGTATTAgcagagaaaatatatttaggaAG GATTATTGGAGTAGTCATTATTTTCATTGGCCTATATGTCGTTCTATGGGGTAAAAGGAGGGATCAACTTGCATCTCAATCAGACACAGGTTCGGCAGCACGAAGCGAACAACAAATGAGCACAACTACACCTGGTCAGTGTTTGGGGACTTCCAATCATGCTGCCATTACCGTTAGCAGCGTTGTTCCGACGGATAGCAGCGTTGTTCGGACGGATGAAACTGTTTGA
- the LOC122290400 gene encoding WAT1-related protein At2g39510-like isoform X1: MLIISFTRRQKIMFMEFFSRLFRQVKLYLAVILLQFGSAGMTIIAKFALNRGMSHYVLVAYRMAIATAVMAPFAVVLERQSRPKMTFSILLKVMLLSLFECFLYSPLLDQNLYYIGMTYTGASFASSMNNILPVLAFAMAWIFGFEKVNIRRLQSQTKILGTIVVVGGVMLMTLIQGRELNLPWTKGRSDHPADQSASATNKQDLMKGSLLIIASCFCWCCFIILQAITLRSYPAQLSLTTLICSSGMVEAVIVGLAFERGNAAVWSVHLDVQLLASLYAGILSGVAYYIMGVVTKEKGPVFLSAFNPLTTIVITILGSFVLAEKIYLGRIIGVVIIFIGLYVVLWGKRRDQLASQSDTGSAARSEQQMSTTTPGQCLGTSNHAAITVSSVVPTDSSVVRTDETV, from the exons atgcTTATAATAAGCTTTACAAGGAGACAGAAAATAATGTTTATGGAGTTCTTCAGTCGCTTATTTCGCCAGGTAAAGCTATATTTGGCAGTGATTCTTTTGCAGTTTGGCTCTGCAGGGATGACTATTATTGCCAAGTTTGCTTTAAACCGGGGCATGAGCCATTACGTGCTGGTGGCTTACAGGATGGCCATTGCCACAGCTGTTATGGCTCCTTTCGCCGTTGTTTTGgaaag GCAATCAAGGCCAAAAATGACCTTCTCCATCTTACTCAAGGTCATGCTGCTGAGCTTGTTTGA ATGTTTTCTATACAGCCCTTTGCTTGACCAGAATCTATACTACATTGGGATGACATATACGGGTGCCTCTTTCGCATCTTCTATGAACAATATCCTTCCTGTTCTGGCATTTGCAATGGCTTGGATTTTTGG GTTCGAGAAGGTCAATATTAGGAGACTTCAAAGCCAGACAAAGATATTGGGAACCATAGTGGTGGTTGGAGGAGTAATGTTGATGACTCTAATCCAAGGACGCGAGCTCAATCTGCCATGGACGAAAGGAAGATCAGACCACCCTGCTGATCAATCTGCTAGTGCAACAAATAAGCAAGATCTCATGAAGGGTTCTCTACTGATCATAGCATCTTGTTTCTGCTGGTGTTGCTTCATCATCCTGCAA GCAATTACACTAAGATCATATCCTGCCCAGCTCTCCCTCACAACTTTGATATGCAGTTCGGGCATGGTGGAAGCCGTCATAGTGGGCTTGGCATTTGAAAGGGGCAATGCTGCAGTGTGGTCAGTACACTTGGATGTCCAATTACTAGCCAGTCTTTATGCA GGAATACTTTCTGGTGTCGCGTATTATATAATGGGAGTGGTAACGAAGGAAAAGGGTCCGGTTTTCCTCTCTGCTTTTAATCCTCTGACCACGATCGTTATTACAATTTTGGGATCATTTGTATTAgcagagaaaatatatttaggaAG GATTATTGGAGTAGTCATTATTTTCATTGGCCTATATGTCGTTCTATGGGGTAAAAGGAGGGATCAACTTGCATCTCAATCAGACACAGGTTCGGCAGCACGAAGCGAACAACAAATGAGCACAACTACACCTGGTCAGTGTTTGGGGACTTCCAATCATGCTGCCATTACCGTTAGCAGCGTTGTTCCGACGGATAGCAGCGTTGTTCGGACGGATGAAACTGTTTGA
- the LOC122290400 gene encoding WAT1-related protein At2g39510-like isoform X4 — protein sequence MLIISFTRRQKIMFMEFFSRLFRQVKLYLAVILLQFGSAGMTIIAKFALNRGMSHYVLVAYRMAIATAVMAPFAVVLERQSRPKMTFSILLKVMLLSLFECFLYSPLLDQNLYYIGMTYTGASFASSMNNILPVLAFAMAWIFGFEKVNIRRLQSQTKILGTIVVVGGVMLMTLIQGRELNLPWTKGRSDHPADQSASATNKQDLMKGSLLIIASCFCWCCFIILQAITLRSYPAQLSLTTLICSSGMVEAVIVGLAFERGNAAVWSVHLDVQLLASLYAGILSGVAYYIMGVVTKEKGLLE from the exons atgcTTATAATAAGCTTTACAAGGAGACAGAAAATAATGTTTATGGAGTTCTTCAGTCGCTTATTTCGCCAGGTAAAGCTATATTTGGCAGTGATTCTTTTGCAGTTTGGCTCTGCAGGGATGACTATTATTGCCAAGTTTGCTTTAAACCGGGGCATGAGCCATTACGTGCTGGTGGCTTACAGGATGGCCATTGCCACAGCTGTTATGGCTCCTTTCGCCGTTGTTTTGgaaag GCAATCAAGGCCAAAAATGACCTTCTCCATCTTACTCAAGGTCATGCTGCTGAGCTTGTTTGA ATGTTTTCTATACAGCCCTTTGCTTGACCAGAATCTATACTACATTGGGATGACATATACGGGTGCCTCTTTCGCATCTTCTATGAACAATATCCTTCCTGTTCTGGCATTTGCAATGGCTTGGATTTTTGG GTTCGAGAAGGTCAATATTAGGAGACTTCAAAGCCAGACAAAGATATTGGGAACCATAGTGGTGGTTGGAGGAGTAATGTTGATGACTCTAATCCAAGGACGCGAGCTCAATCTGCCATGGACGAAAGGAAGATCAGACCACCCTGCTGATCAATCTGCTAGTGCAACAAATAAGCAAGATCTCATGAAGGGTTCTCTACTGATCATAGCATCTTGTTTCTGCTGGTGTTGCTTCATCATCCTGCAA GCAATTACACTAAGATCATATCCTGCCCAGCTCTCCCTCACAACTTTGATATGCAGTTCGGGCATGGTGGAAGCCGTCATAGTGGGCTTGGCATTTGAAAGGGGCAATGCTGCAGTGTGGTCAGTACACTTGGATGTCCAATTACTAGCCAGTCTTTATGCA GGAATACTTTCTGGTGTCGCGTATTATATAATGGGAGTGGTAACGAAGGAAAAGG GATTATTGGAGTAG